Proteins from a genomic interval of Lysobacter stagni:
- the pgaA gene encoding poly-beta-1,6 N-acetyl-D-glucosamine export porin PgaA produces MTVTRTVASCLTAACLCAVTPSHARDPAETARQLTQEGRVALHSGDRFLALRKFAMAHELQPADPDIQRAMADVLMEMGAPQGAARLLPSSGLGVPARQAAEQVRWATQVNDPDPARHFDATDAAIARLQSLIVQARALQPPDPGLVRRLQGDMVVALRDRERWNDTVMLADELQQTAPLPSYVRQAQADALLALRRPQEALVAYEEVLATDPASRDARVGLFYAQVESEDFASAFATADTLAAQGAPQRRIGVSVVAQPDSDWLDAQVLRAQARRYGDMPTQAWNMLHPLADAAPAAAYLRVEQGEIAAARGWPRLAHEEALIAWSLAPSAPGIQLELAQAEWRRRYWDSADRRVREAAVLRPDNPRVQSMLADIEAHHDAQSLVSFEPRQADGGGRNAPGDGMRGTVRIYSPPLAERWRLLAAAEREVDRPEGEKLTRDRYGAGIEGRWPDVTFELVGWDNRGLLDHGGADASLQWQPDDHWTLHGALQAFSADTPLRAVQAGVRADAAAVGATYAWDDERVASLSLTTMDFTDGNRRWQATLDYAAAVVVRPRLSVLLRPALYASRNSLRDAPYFNPERDASLSLAADVRHLIWRSYERSLRQRLVATVGGYRQSGFGSDIVGGLAYSQTYAHTPRTEWEYGIAWAQNVYDGDAERSWTAFVRLDQRF; encoded by the coding sequence GTGACCGTCACTCGAACAGTTGCGTCGTGCCTGACGGCAGCCTGCCTGTGCGCCGTCACGCCATCGCACGCGCGCGATCCGGCCGAGACCGCGCGGCAACTGACGCAGGAAGGCCGCGTCGCGCTGCACTCGGGCGACCGTTTCCTGGCACTTCGGAAATTCGCGATGGCACACGAGCTGCAGCCGGCGGATCCGGACATCCAGCGCGCCATGGCCGATGTACTGATGGAAATGGGGGCGCCGCAGGGCGCGGCACGGCTCCTGCCGTCATCAGGTTTGGGCGTTCCTGCCCGCCAGGCCGCCGAGCAGGTGCGTTGGGCGACGCAGGTGAACGACCCCGACCCCGCGCGCCATTTCGACGCGACCGATGCCGCCATCGCCCGCCTGCAATCCCTCATCGTGCAGGCGCGCGCGTTGCAGCCACCGGACCCGGGGCTGGTGCGCAGACTGCAAGGCGACATGGTGGTTGCGCTGCGCGATCGCGAGCGGTGGAACGACACCGTGATGCTCGCCGACGAGTTGCAGCAGACGGCCCCGTTGCCTTCGTACGTGCGCCAGGCACAGGCCGACGCCCTGCTCGCACTGCGACGTCCCCAGGAGGCGCTGGTCGCATACGAGGAGGTCCTCGCAACGGACCCTGCTTCCCGCGACGCGCGCGTGGGCCTGTTCTATGCACAGGTCGAGAGCGAGGACTTCGCCTCGGCCTTCGCCACTGCCGACACACTCGCCGCGCAGGGCGCACCCCAGCGCCGCATCGGCGTCTCCGTCGTGGCGCAACCCGATTCCGATTGGCTCGATGCGCAGGTGCTGCGTGCGCAGGCGCGCCGTTACGGGGACATGCCGACGCAGGCGTGGAACATGCTGCACCCGCTCGCCGATGCGGCACCGGCCGCGGCGTACCTGCGCGTCGAACAGGGCGAAATCGCGGCCGCACGCGGCTGGCCACGCCTGGCACACGAGGAGGCTCTTATCGCATGGAGCCTGGCGCCATCCGCACCCGGCATCCAGCTGGAACTCGCGCAGGCGGAATGGCGGCGGCGCTATTGGGACAGCGCGGACCGACGCGTTCGCGAAGCAGCCGTTCTGCGGCCGGATAATCCACGTGTACAGAGCATGCTGGCCGATATCGAAGCGCACCACGACGCACAGTCGCTAGTGTCGTTCGAACCACGCCAGGCCGATGGCGGCGGACGTAACGCGCCCGGTGATGGCATGCGGGGGACGGTGCGAATCTACTCTCCGCCGCTTGCCGAGCGATGGCGCCTGCTGGCCGCCGCCGAACGGGAGGTCGATCGACCCGAAGGCGAGAAGTTGACTCGCGACCGTTACGGCGCTGGCATCGAAGGACGTTGGCCGGACGTGACCTTCGAACTGGTGGGATGGGACAACCGCGGCCTGCTGGACCACGGCGGTGCCGATGCCAGCCTGCAATGGCAACCGGACGACCACTGGACCTTGCACGGCGCATTGCAGGCGTTCTCCGCCGACACGCCGCTGCGCGCCGTGCAGGCGGGCGTGCGCGCCGATGCGGCCGCGGTGGGGGCGACGTACGCATGGGACGACGAGCGCGTCGCCTCCCTGTCGCTGACGACGATGGACTTCACCGATGGCAATCGCCGCTGGCAGGCGACGCTGGACTACGCCGCGGCGGTGGTCGTCCGGCCGCGTCTCAGCGTGCTGCTCCGCCCTGCGCTCTACGCATCGCGCAATTCGCTGCGCGACGCACCGTACTTCAATCCTGAGCGCGACGCCTCGCTCAGCCTCGCGGCCGATGTCCGCCACCTGATCTGGCGAAGCTACGAACGGAGCCTGCGCCAGCGACTGGTGGCGACGGTCGGCGGCTACCGGCAATCCGGCTTCGGCAGCGACATCGTGGGTGGCCTGGCGTACTCGCAGACCTACGCTCACACGCCACGCACCGAATGGGAATACGGCATCGCCTGGGCCCAGAACGTCTACGACGGCGATGCCGAGCGGTCATGGACCGCGTTCGTCCGGCTGGACCAGAGGTTCTAG
- the pgaB gene encoding poly-beta-1,6-N-acetyl-D-glucosamine N-deacetylase PgaB, translated as MRSTIYWICMLLSLATVSANAMAQAPQRFVSIALHDVVDTPAELDGDSVTSDRLVALFEWLAGNGWTAISLDDIERARQGIQPLPPRAVLLTADDGRRSLYTRVYPLALAYRTPIVAALVGEWMDTPEDGTIAYGPQRLPRSAFITWEQAREMQASGLVEFASHSHALHDVVIANPQGNPLPAAQNLRYADGRYEGVAAFRSRIGNDLTVSRDRIRQELGAAPRAIVWPYGRYNQDGLDAATAAGFRYALTLTPAPADATRPLEIGRFLPTSDPTLGIVVANLRFEDPWPSARRIVEVDPAQLVGADTQNTNQRLGRIIDRLVKLGATHVVLDAATLSADGRIVSAWFPNSHVPVRDDVLSRFSAQMHSRAGVDVVVRLPHAAVLRTLGDRQRALALYGELAAHVPFEALLLEDVPALGDDMARASDAPWDVRRRREASATSAWPHADAFALEAFRVAERARPELALYWLAPPTHRLDQPSALADVTLVPRAVNVPPGDIPPLHVPLSRRIGVWWTLPSPADARVLVSAIRAYQIRGGTVFGWRPDDPAADMPMAAAVAPAFSSREAPGPGVVP; from the coding sequence ATGCGATCAACGATCTACTGGATATGCATGCTGCTGTCGCTGGCGACCGTCAGCGCCAACGCGATGGCGCAGGCGCCCCAGCGCTTCGTGTCCATCGCGCTGCACGACGTGGTCGATACGCCAGCGGAACTCGACGGCGACAGCGTGACCAGCGACCGCCTCGTCGCGCTGTTCGAATGGCTCGCCGGCAACGGTTGGACGGCGATTTCGCTGGACGACATCGAGCGCGCGCGACAGGGTATCCAGCCCCTCCCCCCTCGCGCGGTGCTGCTGACCGCGGACGACGGTCGCCGCAGTCTGTACACGCGCGTGTATCCGCTCGCACTGGCCTACCGTACGCCCATCGTGGCGGCACTCGTCGGTGAATGGATGGACACGCCGGAGGACGGAACGATCGCATACGGCCCTCAGCGTCTTCCGCGTTCGGCGTTCATCACCTGGGAGCAGGCCCGTGAGATGCAGGCATCCGGGCTCGTGGAGTTCGCCTCGCACAGCCATGCGCTGCACGATGTGGTGATCGCGAACCCACAGGGCAACCCGCTGCCGGCGGCGCAGAACCTGCGGTACGCAGATGGTCGCTACGAAGGCGTCGCCGCGTTCCGCTCGCGCATCGGCAATGACCTTACCGTTTCGCGCGATCGCATACGGCAGGAGTTGGGAGCGGCGCCGCGCGCGATCGTCTGGCCTTACGGGCGCTACAACCAGGACGGGCTCGACGCCGCCACCGCGGCGGGATTCCGCTACGCGCTGACGCTGACACCTGCGCCGGCCGACGCGACACGGCCGTTGGAAATCGGCCGTTTCCTGCCTACCAGCGATCCGACACTCGGCATCGTGGTAGCCAATCTTCGTTTCGAGGATCCGTGGCCGTCGGCGCGCCGCATCGTCGAAGTCGATCCCGCACAGCTGGTAGGTGCGGACACGCAGAACACCAACCAGAGACTCGGCCGGATCATCGATCGCCTGGTCAAGCTCGGCGCGACGCACGTGGTGCTGGACGCAGCGACACTGTCCGCCGACGGCCGCATCGTCAGCGCATGGTTCCCCAACTCGCATGTGCCCGTGCGCGACGACGTGCTGTCCCGCTTCTCCGCGCAGATGCATTCACGTGCGGGCGTGGACGTGGTGGTGCGCCTGCCGCACGCCGCCGTGCTGCGCACGCTCGGCGACCGTCAACGGGCATTGGCGCTCTATGGCGAGCTCGCCGCGCACGTGCCGTTCGAGGCGCTGCTGCTAGAGGACGTGCCTGCATTGGGCGACGACATGGCCCGCGCGAGCGATGCGCCGTGGGATGTGCGCCGCCGTCGCGAGGCCAGTGCGACGTCGGCCTGGCCGCATGCCGATGCATTCGCACTGGAAGCATTCCGCGTGGCCGAACGGGCGAGACCCGAGCTGGCCCTGTACTGGCTGGCGCCGCCGACGCACCGGCTCGACCAGCCCTCTGCCCTGGCCGACGTCACACTGGTCCCGCGCGCCGTGAACGTCCCACCGGGCGACATTCCTCCCCTCCATGTCCCGTTGTCGCGACGCATCGGCGTGTGGTGGACATTGCCCTCGCCTGCGGACGCACGCGTGCTCGTGTCCGCCATCCGCGCGTACCAGATTCGTGGTGGCACGGTGTTCGGCTGGCGTCCGGACGATCCGGCAGCCGATATGCCCATGGCAGCCGCCGTCGCACCCGCGTTCTCGTCGCGCGAAGCGCCAGGTCCTGGAGTGGTGCCATGA
- the pgaC gene encoding poly-beta-1,6-N-acetyl-D-glucosamine synthase gives MTWSAFELALAILCFGYPFVMAWYWALGGIMFHWLRERGEPDVDSPPPLHFYPPITVLVPCHNEEHQVEETFAALDNVIYPEFEVVAIDDGSSDATAERLDALVARYRRMRVVHLAQNAGKATAMNVGVLAARHELVVCIDGDTLIDPHALTWFVRRFQNNPLLGGITGNPRIRNRTTLIGRLQVGEFSSIVGLIKRAQNIYGSLFTASGAICAYRKRALRDAGWWSSRTLTDDVDLSWRLQMAGWYMAFEPKALAWILTPETLGGLWRQRLRWSEGGSSVALNATPQLLSGRGLRMWPIWFNWLVSIAWAYAIVVMLTAGLLHALGFGKTFGLQGIGFLPGDFGIILAIHYLMQAFLAAALDRRYEHGVMRTLFWVVWYPLVFWVLQAATSVIGLPRALLRRRDGRWISPDRGLR, from the coding sequence ATGACATGGTCCGCGTTCGAGCTGGCCTTGGCCATCCTGTGCTTCGGTTATCCCTTCGTGATGGCGTGGTACTGGGCGCTCGGCGGAATCATGTTCCATTGGCTGCGCGAACGCGGTGAGCCCGATGTCGACTCGCCTCCGCCGCTGCATTTCTACCCGCCCATCACCGTGCTCGTGCCGTGCCACAACGAAGAGCACCAGGTGGAGGAAACGTTCGCTGCGCTGGACAACGTCATCTATCCAGAATTCGAAGTCGTGGCCATCGATGACGGCTCCAGCGACGCGACGGCCGAACGCCTGGACGCGCTGGTGGCACGCTACCGGCGGATGCGCGTGGTCCACCTCGCCCAGAATGCAGGCAAGGCCACGGCAATGAACGTTGGCGTGCTCGCGGCCCGGCACGAACTGGTCGTGTGCATCGATGGCGATACGCTGATCGATCCCCACGCGCTGACGTGGTTCGTCCGTCGCTTCCAGAACAATCCGCTGCTCGGCGGTATCACCGGAAATCCGCGCATACGCAACCGCACCACGCTGATCGGCCGTCTGCAGGTGGGCGAGTTCTCCAGCATCGTCGGCCTGATCAAACGCGCGCAGAACATCTACGGATCGCTGTTCACGGCATCGGGGGCAATCTGCGCGTATCGCAAGCGCGCACTGCGGGACGCGGGCTGGTGGTCCTCACGAACGCTCACCGACGACGTGGATCTCAGCTGGCGCCTGCAGATGGCGGGCTGGTACATGGCATTCGAACCCAAGGCGTTGGCCTGGATCCTCACCCCCGAGACGCTGGGCGGACTGTGGCGTCAGCGACTGCGCTGGAGCGAGGGCGGATCCAGCGTCGCACTGAATGCCACGCCGCAACTGCTCAGTGGTCGCGGCCTGCGCATGTGGCCGATCTGGTTCAACTGGCTGGTATCGATCGCATGGGCCTACGCGATCGTCGTGATGTTGACGGCGGGCCTGCTGCACGCGCTGGGATTTGGCAAGACCTTCGGGCTGCAGGGCATCGGCTTCCTGCCCGGGGATTTCGGAATCATCCTGGCCATTCACTACCTGATGCAGGCGTTCCTGGCCGCCGCGCTTGACCGCCGCTACGAGCATGGCGTGATGCGTACGCTGTTCTGGGTGGTGTGGTATCCACTGGTGTTCTGGGTGTTGCAGGCGGCGACCTCCGTGATCGGCCTGCCGCGCGCCTTGCTGCGTCGACGCGATGGGCGCTGGATCAGCCCTGACCGGGGGCTCCGCTGA
- the pgaD gene encoding poly-beta-1,6-N-acetyl-D-glucosamine biosynthesis protein PgaD, producing the protein MRWPPLIEQADLPLWARIRDTALTVLVWGLLAWLLKDGLLVLFYALLDTVGIGHPPPPWTRGRLLRILVPFMTLVAFLMAWLVAFSIARWKLLTDTRDSSTQPGPLPLEEQEQAFGVPPASRIQLQQSRIVTVSVGTDMRELRVQERTPRDA; encoded by the coding sequence ATGCGGTGGCCTCCTCTCATCGAGCAGGCGGACCTGCCGTTGTGGGCCAGGATCCGCGACACCGCGCTCACCGTGCTGGTGTGGGGCCTGCTGGCCTGGCTGCTGAAGGACGGGCTTCTCGTCCTGTTCTATGCGCTGCTCGACACCGTGGGCATCGGGCACCCGCCACCGCCATGGACGCGCGGTAGGCTGCTGCGGATCCTCGTTCCCTTCATGACTCTGGTCGCGTTCCTGATGGCATGGCTGGTGGCCTTCTCCATCGCGCGGTGGAAGTTGCTGACCGACACACGCGATTCGAGCACGCAGCCCGGTCCGCTGCCCCTCGAAGAGCAGGAGCAGGCGTTCGGTGTGCCTCCCGCATCGCGCATCCAGCTGCAGCAATCGCGCATTGTCACGGTGTCCGTGGGCACGGACATGCGCGAGCTGCGCGTGCAGGAACGCACGCCGCGCGACGCCTGA
- a CDS encoding DUF1801 domain-containing protein — translation MSRLMRFPSAVKRDPAVDDWMRRHTGPLGSIAQEWFEVMRGCGDDVRELLHDGHPTACVGDAAFGYVNAFTHHVNVGFFLGPELDDPQRLLEGSGKFMRHVKLRPGQDVDAMALRQLVAAAYTGIRHLQAAKSGG, via the coding sequence ATGAGCCGGCTGATGCGATTTCCGAGCGCCGTGAAGCGGGATCCGGCGGTCGATGACTGGATGCGGCGACACACCGGGCCGCTGGGCTCCATCGCGCAGGAGTGGTTCGAGGTCATGCGCGGTTGTGGCGACGACGTTCGGGAGCTGCTGCACGATGGACATCCGACGGCATGCGTCGGCGATGCGGCGTTCGGATACGTGAATGCATTCACCCATCACGTCAATGTTGGCTTCTTCCTCGGGCCCGAGCTGGATGATCCGCAGCGCCTGCTTGAAGGCAGCGGGAAATTCATGCGGCATGTGAAGCTGAGGCCGGGACAGGACGTGGATGCGATGGCACTCAGGCAACTGGTTGCCGCCGCATACACGGGTATTCGTCACTTGCAGGCGGCGAAGTCTGGCGGTTGA
- a CDS encoding threonine synthase gives MSYVRCVRGIASGVEYSADVPMNLDPVDGRPVEMVLDLERLAREKPDAAWYRPQRRDLWRFGALMALDADDPVDAAHLVPLGEGATPLLDYSTHPVAAKAGLALQLKDEGKAHPGHGANPTQSFKDRGMAMVAAQARRLGLTRLAVPTQGNAGDSLVRYALEGGLSVVVAMPDDTPMPILGGVAAAAKRYPDRVMLELVGPTIREAGAFLKERYIPNGWFSVATFQEPGWRIEGKKSLGLELAEPVPGETRWSLPDAVIYPTGGGTGVLGMWKAWDELEALGMIGARRPRMLCVQSARTAPLVRAFDDGAPDTTVVEAGQTLAVGLNVPGGVGHFRVLDIIRASGGAAVAVDEAEIETELAATWRRTHDWISPEGAACLAALPQLLDRGLVRSGERVVAVNTGSSEKYLPTLRHLL, from the coding sequence ATGTCCTACGTCCGCTGCGTTCGCGGTATCGCCTCCGGCGTCGAGTATTCCGCCGACGTCCCGATGAACCTCGATCCCGTCGACGGCCGGCCGGTCGAGATGGTGCTCGACCTCGAGCGACTGGCGCGCGAGAAACCAGATGCGGCGTGGTATCGCCCGCAGCGTCGCGACCTGTGGCGCTTTGGCGCGTTGATGGCGCTCGATGCCGACGATCCGGTCGACGCCGCGCATCTCGTCCCGCTCGGCGAAGGCGCGACGCCGCTGCTCGATTACTCGACGCATCCGGTCGCGGCAAAGGCAGGCCTCGCGCTCCAGCTCAAGGACGAAGGCAAGGCGCATCCCGGCCACGGCGCGAACCCGACGCAGAGCTTCAAGGATCGCGGTATGGCGATGGTCGCCGCGCAGGCGCGACGCCTGGGTCTGACCAGGCTCGCGGTGCCGACGCAGGGCAACGCCGGCGATTCGCTAGTGCGTTATGCGCTCGAAGGCGGACTGAGCGTCGTTGTCGCAATGCCGGATGACACGCCGATGCCGATTCTCGGCGGCGTCGCCGCAGCCGCCAAGCGCTATCCCGATCGGGTGATGCTTGAGCTGGTCGGCCCGACCATCCGCGAGGCCGGCGCGTTCCTCAAGGAGCGCTACATCCCAAATGGCTGGTTTTCCGTCGCGACGTTCCAGGAGCCGGGGTGGCGGATCGAGGGGAAGAAGTCGCTCGGCCTCGAACTCGCTGAGCCGGTGCCGGGCGAAACACGCTGGTCGTTGCCCGATGCGGTGATCTATCCCACCGGCGGCGGCACCGGCGTGCTGGGCATGTGGAAGGCGTGGGACGAGCTCGAGGCGCTCGGCATGATCGGTGCGCGACGCCCGCGCATGCTGTGCGTGCAGAGCGCACGAACGGCCCCGCTCGTGCGTGCGTTCGACGACGGCGCGCCGGACACGACAGTTGTCGAGGCGGGCCAGACCCTCGCCGTGGGTCTCAACGTGCCCGGCGGCGTCGGTCATTTCCGCGTGCTGGACATCATCCGGGCGAGCGGTGGCGCGGCGGTCGCGGTCGATGAAGCTGAGATCGAAACCGAACTCGCCGCGACGTGGCGCCGTACGCACGACTGGATCTCGCCGGAGGGCGCAGCCTGCCTCGCGGCCCTACCGCAGCTACTCGATCGCGGCCTCGTCCGGAGCGGCGAGCGAGTGGTCGCGGTCAACACCGGCTCCAGCGAGAAGTACCTGCCGACGCTGCGCCACCTGCTATGA
- a CDS encoding ribonuclease E inhibitor RraB: MAVIDTLMETAVADTDLLRKLDAQGDQFGIARDVEFLLRAPSAEKATTVASFINDYQYGVATAQDLDDSPSILVIVHMPIEQHAIQSVSGFMACVCELFGLDYDGWGCVVQMHA; the protein is encoded by the coding sequence ATGGCCGTAATCGACACATTGATGGAAACCGCTGTCGCGGACACTGACCTGCTCCGCAAGCTCGATGCACAGGGGGACCAGTTTGGCATCGCGCGCGACGTCGAGTTCCTGCTTCGCGCTCCCTCCGCAGAGAAGGCGACCACGGTTGCCAGTTTCATCAACGACTATCAGTACGGGGTCGCGACCGCCCAGGACCTGGACGATTCGCCCAGCATCCTGGTGATTGTCCATATGCCCATCGAGCAGCACGCGATCCAGTCAGTATCCGGATTCATGGCGTGCGTATGTGAGTTGTTCGGGCTCGATTACGACGGGTGGGGGTGCGTCGTTCAGATGCACGCGTGA
- a CDS encoding DUF2145 domain-containing protein, with product MGKRYWRRSMQGVALALLVTGCITTAAFAAPACGQRYPTPQATQAMFDMAIRVERALDGLDGHDVVLLARGGQDLSRYGLKHSHLALAMREPEGTWRVVHLLNRCRTDRSTLYQEGLANFVGESALHSDVRVGVFEPALSHRLHQWLLAPAARARSLHEPRYSMVAYPFGTQYQNSNQWILEVIAAAAMDPGADTRIDRASVQGWLRGNNYQPSRLHLKLHERIGARFFSDHVAVTDHPAGERIGGDYSVVTVESVFDFLQAKSLLQRDFPVPHPPAEPATQESAP from the coding sequence ATGGGGAAGCGATATTGGCGCAGGTCGATGCAGGGCGTGGCGCTGGCTCTACTGGTGACCGGTTGCATCACAACCGCCGCCTTCGCCGCTCCGGCATGCGGCCAGCGCTATCCGACCCCGCAGGCCACGCAGGCCATGTTCGACATGGCCATCCGTGTGGAGCGTGCACTGGACGGTCTGGACGGGCACGACGTCGTGCTGCTGGCTCGCGGTGGGCAGGATCTGTCGCGCTACGGTCTGAAGCACAGCCACCTCGCGCTCGCGATGCGCGAGCCGGAAGGCACGTGGCGCGTGGTGCATCTGCTCAACCGTTGCCGCACGGACCGGTCCACGCTGTATCAGGAAGGCCTGGCCAACTTCGTTGGCGAGAGCGCACTGCACAGCGACGTGCGGGTGGGCGTGTTCGAACCCGCGTTGTCGCATCGCCTGCACCAATGGTTGCTTGCGCCGGCCGCGCGTGCCCGCTCGCTGCATGAGCCGCGCTACAGCATGGTGGCCTATCCGTTCGGCACGCAGTACCAGAACTCCAACCAGTGGATCCTCGAGGTCATCGCCGCAGCCGCGATGGACCCCGGCGCCGACACCCGGATCGACCGCGCATCCGTCCAAGGCTGGCTGCGCGGCAACAACTACCAGCCTTCGCGCCTTCATCTGAAGCTGCACGAACGCATCGGCGCGCGATTCTTCAGCGACCACGTCGCCGTCACCGACCATCCTGCCGGCGAGCGCATCGGCGGCGACTATTCGGTGGTCACGGTGGAGTCCGTTTTCGATTTCCTCCAGGCGAAGTCGCTGCTGCAGCGCGACTTCCCGGTTCCCCATCCGCCGGCGGAGCCGGCCACGCAGGAGAGTGCCCCATGA
- a CDS encoding pyridoxal phosphate-dependent decarboxylase family protein, which yields MDTFQTPSDPPPANALTPQALHACFLGPYGENDTLLEKLVVEFLRDHVYWRRNFHPEDPPAIPTGAAQHPAYLELEARMRRELHALSAALKRSVPFHSPRYIGHMASDLLLPGLAAQLLTLPYNPNNVCEDAAPVTVDLEVKVGLQLARMLGYPADPDKRGCAFGHLTSGGTVANYQALRLALALKAFPVALRASGVAVEMAGACDAFDDDWQAFNLSVDDGIALVEQWQQWLATLSPEDATRWRVRVQSERIETLGLTGFFSRHPTLRVPCVYAPVTAHYSWSKGLKLLGLGRAQLSLLPERDMRLDADALEEALQRCVRARQPVLMAVGVLGTTEHGMIDPVDRIVDARDRFQAQGLGFSVHVDAAWGGYLATMFRNPDGSLRTRAQVGEGLENFPGEAVHAAFAALGRTDSVTVDPHKLGYLPYGAGAFVCRDHRAMTLLSEEADYVFNGPAADDYMTRFRQLGQYIPEGSKAGASAAAVYVMHKVLPLDHAQFGQLPRQTVLAAEAFRRRAEQAAHELSDVAHLCVPFAPDSNLVCVAINLAGNRDVEHANRFVRTLHDDLRCDPARPLQVKEFFGSMTTLRAASLGERRLRRILGALDLDPTSMGAATDHLVILRHTLMNPYLIDANNGISYIDRYFDYLSGRIRAFARAA from the coding sequence GTGGACACGTTCCAGACCCCTTCCGATCCCCCGCCGGCCAACGCGCTCACGCCGCAGGCACTGCATGCCTGCTTCCTCGGGCCCTACGGCGAGAACGACACGCTGCTGGAAAAGCTGGTGGTGGAATTCCTGCGCGACCACGTCTACTGGCGGCGCAACTTCCATCCCGAGGATCCCCCGGCGATTCCGACCGGCGCAGCCCAGCACCCCGCGTACCTCGAACTGGAAGCACGCATGCGCCGCGAGCTGCATGCGCTGTCGGCGGCGCTGAAGCGCTCGGTGCCGTTCCACAGCCCGCGTTACATCGGCCACATGGCCTCCGACCTGCTGTTGCCGGGACTGGCCGCGCAACTGCTGACACTGCCGTACAACCCCAACAACGTCTGTGAAGATGCCGCGCCGGTGACGGTGGACCTGGAGGTCAAGGTCGGCCTGCAACTGGCGCGCATGCTGGGCTATCCCGCCGACCCGGACAAGCGCGGTTGCGCGTTCGGACATCTCACCTCGGGCGGCACCGTCGCGAACTATCAGGCGCTGCGGCTGGCACTGGCCCTGAAGGCGTTCCCCGTGGCGCTGCGCGCGTCCGGCGTCGCGGTGGAAATGGCCGGTGCGTGCGATGCCTTCGACGACGACTGGCAGGCCTTCAACCTCAGCGTGGACGATGGCATCGCGCTGGTCGAGCAATGGCAGCAATGGTTGGCCACGCTGTCGCCCGAGGACGCGACGCGCTGGCGAGTGCGCGTGCAATCCGAGCGCATCGAAACACTGGGGCTCACCGGCTTCTTCTCCCGTCATCCCACGTTGCGCGTACCGTGCGTCTATGCGCCGGTCACCGCGCACTATTCCTGGAGCAAGGGGCTCAAGCTGCTCGGACTCGGGCGCGCGCAGCTCTCGCTGCTTCCCGAGCGCGACATGCGCCTGGACGCGGACGCACTGGAGGAAGCGCTGCAGCGCTGTGTTCGCGCGCGTCAGCCGGTGTTGATGGCTGTCGGTGTGCTCGGCACGACCGAGCACGGCATGATCGATCCGGTGGACCGCATCGTCGATGCGCGCGACCGCTTCCAGGCACAAGGGCTGGGTTTCAGTGTGCATGTCGATGCGGCATGGGGCGGCTATCTGGCGACCATGTTCCGCAACCCCGACGGCTCGCTGCGCACGCGCGCGCAAGTGGGCGAAGGGCTGGAGAACTTCCCTGGTGAAGCCGTGCATGCCGCGTTCGCCGCGCTGGGACGTACCGATTCGGTGACGGTCGATCCTCACAAGCTGGGCTACCTGCCATACGGCGCGGGCGCTTTCGTCTGCCGCGATCATCGTGCGATGACCTTGCTCTCGGAAGAGGCGGACTACGTCTTCAACGGCCCGGCCGCGGACGATTACATGACGCGCTTCCGCCAGCTCGGCCAGTACATCCCCGAAGGATCGAAAGCGGGGGCATCGGCCGCCGCGGTCTACGTCATGCACAAGGTGTTGCCGTTGGACCATGCGCAGTTCGGCCAGCTGCCGCGTCAGACCGTGCTGGCCGCCGAGGCGTTCCGTCGCCGTGCGGAGCAGGCCGCGCACGAGCTTTCGGATGTCGCGCACCTGTGCGTTCCCTTCGCGCCCGACAGCAACCTGGTGTGCGTGGCGATCAACCTCGCCGGAAATCGCGATGTCGAACACGCCAACCGCTTCGTCCGCACGCTGCACGACGACCTGCGCTGCGATCCGGCGCGTCCGCTGCAGGTGAAGGAGTTCTTCGGTTCGATGACGACGCTGCGCGCGGCGTCCCTGGGCGAGCGACGACTGCGACGCATCCTGGGCGCGCTGGACCTGGACCCGACGTCGATGGGCGCCGCCACAGATCACCTGGTGATCCTGCGCCATACGCTGATGAACCCGTACCTGATCGATGCGAACAACGGCATCAGCTACATCGATCGCTACTTCGATTACCTGTCCGGCCGCATCCGCGCATTCGCGCGGGCGGCGTGA